The following are from one region of the Gloeomargarita lithophora Alchichica-D10 genome:
- a CDS encoding DNA adenine methylase yields MIVPLVPPIKCQGIKTKLVQKIADLFYDLPNGRWIEPFCGSCVVPLNVQPKRALLCDSNVHIIQFYKDVQLQLLTPENVKDYLRQHGDLLRTKGEDYFYEVRNRFNTLPNSFDFLFLNRSCFNGVMRFNRSGRFNVPFCRKPDRFSSAYITKIINQLGTIARVMLASDWEFRVADFRWTIAQAKSDDFVYADPPYAGRHVDFFNSWSEQDEMELSGLLSHLPCRFILSTWHSNEFRINQEVKKNWSSESYCIFTHEHYYHVGATENLRHPMIEALITNFSHRPDERPKAHQPSLWVEQTQTIHAPV; encoded by the coding sequence ATGATTGTCCCTCTTGTTCCACCCATCAAATGCCAAGGGATCAAGACTAAACTCGTCCAAAAAATTGCTGATCTTTTTTATGACTTACCCAATGGCCGATGGATAGAACCATTCTGTGGGTCTTGTGTGGTTCCACTCAATGTTCAACCCAAACGGGCACTACTATGTGACTCGAATGTTCACATCATTCAATTTTATAAAGACGTGCAACTTCAGCTTCTAACACCAGAAAACGTAAAAGATTATCTTCGACAGCATGGAGACCTATTGCGTACTAAAGGGGAAGATTATTTTTATGAAGTACGAAATCGCTTCAATACCTTACCAAATTCATTTGATTTTTTATTTCTCAATAGATCATGCTTCAATGGGGTCATGCGATTCAATCGCTCTGGCAGATTCAATGTGCCATTTTGTCGTAAGCCGGATCGATTCTCATCAGCATATATTACAAAAATTATCAATCAACTGGGAACCATCGCTAGGGTTATGTTGGCCTCAGACTGGGAATTTAGAGTTGCTGATTTCCGGTGGACAATAGCCCAGGCGAAAAGTGATGATTTTGTGTATGCTGACCCTCCTTATGCCGGTCGTCATGTTGATTTTTTCAATTCCTGGTCAGAGCAAGATGAGATGGAACTATCAGGCTTACTTTCTCATCTCCCATGCAGATTTATACTCTCAACCTGGCACAGCAATGAATTTCGGATCAATCAAGAAGTTAAAAAAAATTGGTCATCAGAATCTTATTGTATTTTTACCCATGAACACTACTACCACGTTGGGGCTACGGAAAACCTGCGCCATCCGATGATCGAAGCACTGATAACGAATTTTTCACACCGCCCAGATGAAAGACCTAAGGCTCATCAGCCATCCCTATGGGTCGAGCAGACACAGACAATCCATGCGCCGGTCTGA
- the chrA gene encoding chromate efflux transporter, giving the protein MTQRLVELAQVFARLGGLAFGGPAAHIALIQKEVVEERQWLSAAEFLDLMGATNLIPGPNSTEMAILVGLRRAGGAGLVVAGVCFILPAALITTLIAWGYRELGTLPQVAPLLVGIQPVTVMLIVQAGWRLGQKAVKSRLLLGVGLGVILLAILGVGEVLALLAGGILGVLVRRPPQPAQGAWWPGLGLPLVMTATPVPEIPPSLGLLGLFFLKVGAVLFGGGYLLVAFIENDLVNGYGWLTQQQLLDAIAVGQFTPGPVLSTASFIGFQISGWSGAAVSTVAIFLPSFFFVLLLNPILVWFRRTPWTGAFLDGLNVGAVALIGVVAVRLGWQIGVTPFAVSLWQGVWVVGIGILSGILLFWKRVSAPWLIGLGAILGVLGYGLGVINPTLS; this is encoded by the coding sequence ATGACGCAACGACTGGTGGAATTGGCGCAGGTTTTTGCTCGCTTGGGGGGCTTGGCGTTCGGTGGCCCCGCCGCCCACATCGCCCTGATTCAAAAAGAGGTGGTGGAGGAACGCCAGTGGTTGTCGGCGGCGGAATTTTTAGACCTGATGGGGGCAACAAATCTGATTCCGGGGCCAAACTCGACGGAAATGGCGATTTTGGTGGGTCTGCGCCGGGCGGGTGGGGCGGGGTTGGTGGTGGCGGGGGTGTGTTTTATCTTGCCAGCGGCCTTGATTACCACCCTCATCGCCTGGGGTTATCGGGAACTGGGGACACTGCCCCAGGTGGCACCGCTGTTGGTGGGGATTCAGCCGGTGACGGTGATGTTGATTGTGCAGGCGGGCTGGCGGTTGGGGCAAAAGGCGGTGAAAAGTCGCCTCCTGCTGGGGGTGGGGTTGGGGGTAATCCTGTTGGCGATTCTGGGGGTGGGGGAAGTGCTGGCACTCCTGGCGGGGGGCATATTGGGGGTGTTGGTACGCAGGCCACCCCAACCAGCTCAGGGTGCCTGGTGGCCTGGGCTGGGGTTACCTTTAGTAATGACGGCGACTCCGGTGCCGGAAATTCCCCCCAGTTTAGGGCTTTTGGGTTTGTTTTTTCTCAAGGTGGGGGCGGTTTTATTTGGGGGCGGTTATTTGTTGGTGGCTTTTATTGAAAATGATTTGGTGAATGGCTATGGTTGGCTGACCCAGCAACAACTTTTGGATGCGATTGCGGTGGGGCAATTTACCCCTGGGCCGGTGTTATCTACGGCTAGTTTTATTGGCTTTCAAATCTCTGGCTGGTCTGGGGCGGCGGTTTCCACGGTGGCGATTTTCCTGCCCTCTTTTTTCTTTGTCCTACTTTTGAATCCGATCCTAGTTTGGTTCCGGCGTACCCCTTGGACGGGGGCTTTTTTGGATGGGTTGAATGTGGGGGCGGTGGCCTTGATTGGGGTGGTGGCCGTGCGCCTGGGTTGGCAAATTGGGGTCACACCTTTTGCGGTGTCGCTTTGGCAAGGGGTATGGGTGGTGGGAATTGGGATTTTAAGTGGAATTTTATTATTTTGGAAGCGGGTTTCGGCTCCCTGGTTGATTGGATTGGGGGCGATTTTAGGGGTGTTGGGCTATGGTTTGGGAGTGATTAATCCCACTTTATCCTAA
- the leuC gene encoding 3-isopropylmalate dehydratase large subunit: MSRGTLFDKVWERHQVAILPGGQTQLFIGLHLIHEVTSPQAFAMLRERGLSVLFPERTVATVDHIVPTENRQRPFLDALAEEMIVTLEKNCQDFGIQLYNIGSGNQGVVHVIAPELGLTQPGMTIACGDSHTSTHGAFGAIALGIGTSQVRDVLATQTLAVSKLKVRKIQVDGDLAAGVYAKDVILHIIRTLGVKAGVGYAYEYTGSTIASLNMEERMTICNMSIEGGARCGYINPDQTTYDYLRNRPYAPVDWQPAVSRWQSLASDPDAIYDDEVRFNAQGIAPTVTWGITPGQGIGVDERVPQLAELPATERDLAAEAYQYMGVTPGQAIAGLPVEVCFIGSCTNGRITDLREAARVAQGRQVRAGVKAFVVPGSEPVKRQAEAEGLHEVFLAAGFEWREPGCSMCLAMNPDQLQGRQVSASSSNRNFKGRQGSAAGRTLLMSPAMVVAAAVTGRVTDVRELL; this comes from the coding sequence ATGAGTCGGGGAACCTTGTTTGATAAGGTCTGGGAGCGGCATCAGGTCGCCATTTTGCCGGGGGGACAAACCCAATTGTTTATCGGTCTGCACCTGATCCATGAGGTGACCAGCCCCCAAGCCTTTGCCATGCTGAGGGAACGGGGATTGTCGGTATTATTCCCGGAGCGCACGGTGGCTACGGTGGATCACATTGTCCCAACGGAAAACCGGCAACGTCCGTTTCTGGATGCGCTTGCCGAAGAGATGATTGTTACTTTGGAAAAAAATTGTCAAGACTTTGGCATTCAATTGTACAACATCGGTTCCGGGAATCAGGGGGTTGTCCATGTGATTGCGCCGGAGTTGGGTTTGACGCAACCGGGGATGACCATCGCCTGTGGGGATAGCCATACCTCCACCCATGGGGCGTTTGGGGCGATTGCCCTGGGGATTGGCACCTCCCAGGTGCGGGATGTGTTGGCGACCCAGACCTTGGCGGTATCCAAGCTGAAGGTACGCAAAATCCAGGTGGATGGGGATTTGGCGGCGGGCGTGTATGCCAAGGATGTGATTTTGCATATCATTCGTACCCTGGGGGTGAAGGCGGGTGTGGGGTATGCCTACGAGTACACAGGCAGTACGATTGCCAGCTTAAATATGGAAGAACGCATGACAATATGCAATATGTCCATCGAAGGGGGTGCCCGGTGTGGTTATATCAACCCGGATCAAACCACCTACGATTATTTGCGGAACCGTCCCTATGCCCCGGTGGATTGGCAACCGGCGGTGTCCCGGTGGCAAAGCCTCGCCAGCGACCCGGATGCTATTTACGATGATGAGGTGCGCTTTAATGCCCAGGGGATTGCCCCGACGGTGACCTGGGGGATTACGCCGGGGCAGGGGATTGGGGTGGATGAACGGGTGCCCCAGTTGGCGGAATTGCCCGCAACGGAGCGGGATTTGGCCGCAGAAGCCTATCAGTATATGGGCGTAACACCGGGGCAAGCGATTGCCGGTCTGCCGGTGGAGGTGTGTTTTATCGGCAGTTGTACCAACGGGCGGATCACGGATTTGCGCGAAGCGGCGCGGGTGGCGCAGGGTCGTCAGGTGCGGGCGGGGGTGAAAGCCTTTGTGGTGCCCGGTTCGGAACCGGTGAAACGCCAAGCGGAGGCGGAGGGACTGCACGAGGTGTTTTTGGCCGCCGGGTTTGAGTGGCGAGAACCGGGGTGTTCCATGTGTTTGGCGATGAACCCGGATCAGTTGCAGGGGCGGCAGGTGAGTGCCTCTTCCTCGAATCGCAATTTTAAGGGAAGGCAGGGTTCGGCGGCGGGGCGTACCTTGTTAATGAGTCCGGCGATGGTGGTGGCGGCGGCGGTCACGGGGCGGGTGACGGATGTGCGGGAGTTGTTGTAA
- a CDS encoding rubrerythrin family protein, which yields MSLNHYQEDFLGIDRFFQEAVYHDETDLNAASTVEVEMYEHDCMYPAFAAIARESGYPEIGAMFDAIAREEGEHAELVRHLYQDLAVTDTPQTLEAKRLVTEIHAQMEVVANDPRGLRRALETALEVESIESEKTYPAFVTLARQQGKEEVARVFEEIVQSETRHATWVRRALASLPAHV from the coding sequence ATGAGCTTAAACCATTATCAAGAAGATTTCCTGGGGATTGACCGGTTTTTCCAGGAAGCGGTGTACCACGATGAGACGGATTTGAATGCGGCCTCCACCGTGGAAGTGGAAATGTACGAACATGACTGTATGTACCCCGCCTTTGCGGCCATTGCCCGGGAGTCCGGCTATCCCGAAATTGGGGCGATGTTTGATGCCATCGCCCGGGAGGAGGGGGAACACGCGGAATTGGTGCGGCATTTGTACCAGGATTTGGCGGTGACCGATACCCCCCAAACCCTGGAAGCGAAGCGGCTGGTGACGGAAATCCACGCCCAGATGGAGGTGGTGGCTAATGACCCCAGGGGTCTGCGGCGGGCGCTGGAAACGGCTCTGGAAGTGGAAAGCATCGAGAGCGAAAAAACCTACCCGGCGTTTGTGACCTTGGCCCGCCAACAGGGGAAAGAAGAAGTCGCCCGGGTATTTGAGGAAATCGTCCAGTCGGAAACCCGCCATGCCACCTGGGTACGGCGGGCGTTGGCATCCCTGCCTGCCCATGTCTAG
- the cobW gene encoding cobalamin biosynthesis protein CobW gives MAKIPVTIITGFLGAGKTTLLRHLLQSGEPAGLAVLVNEFGEVGIDGSLLENCCDTPVVELTNGCLCCTVQEDFLPTMRMLLERPVPPAAIVIETSGLALPKPLVQAFTWPDIRTRTTVDGVITVVDGENLLTGQLSRYYTDGVPLTEHDTPLAELLSDQLNCADLVLLNKTDTLTPDQQAQLTAWLHTQVRPGVKVIPCHHGEVPVEILLGQNMAVEADLTQRPSHHDQEHDEDDHDQEMQAVVLSSGEIAQPELLIQRLNEMINQYEIYRLKGWVNVAHKPLRLIVQGVGARLHTYYDRTWLPDESRRTQVVVIGRNLPPDLTLGF, from the coding sequence ATGGCGAAAATTCCAGTTACGATCATCACCGGTTTTTTGGGGGCGGGCAAAACCACTTTGCTTCGTCATCTATTGCAGTCGGGGGAACCGGCGGGGTTGGCCGTATTGGTCAATGAATTTGGGGAGGTGGGGATTGATGGCTCCCTGCTAGAAAATTGCTGTGATACACCGGTGGTAGAACTCACCAACGGATGCCTGTGCTGTACGGTGCAGGAGGATTTTTTGCCCACCATGCGGATGTTACTGGAGCGGCCTGTACCCCCTGCGGCCATTGTGATCGAAACTTCTGGGCTGGCACTGCCCAAACCCCTGGTGCAAGCCTTTACCTGGCCGGACATTCGCACCCGCACGACGGTGGATGGGGTGATTACCGTTGTGGATGGGGAGAATCTGCTCACGGGGCAATTGTCCCGCTATTATACTGACGGTGTACCATTGACAGAACATGATACTCCTCTGGCAGAATTACTTTCAGACCAATTAAACTGTGCTGACTTAGTACTGCTAAACAAAACCGATACCCTCACCCCTGACCAACAAGCGCAATTAACCGCTTGGTTGCACACCCAAGTCCGACCGGGGGTAAAGGTTATACCCTGTCATCACGGCGAAGTACCGGTGGAAATTCTGTTAGGACAAAACATGGCCGTAGAAGCTGATTTAACCCAACGTCCCAGCCACCACGACCAGGAACACGACGAGGACGACCACGACCAGGAAATGCAAGCGGTGGTTCTATCTAGCGGGGAAATTGCCCAACCAGAATTACTCATCCAACGACTGAACGAAATGATTAACCAATATGAAATTTATCGGCTCAAGGGCTGGGTAAATGTAGCCCATAAACCCCTGCGGTTAATTGTGCAAGGGGTAGGGGCACGCCTGCATACCTATTACGACCGAACCTGGTTGCCAGACGAATCCCGGCGGACTCAGGTGGTGGTGATTGGCCGCAATTTACCCCCGGATTTAACGTTAGGATTTTAA
- a CDS encoding photosystem II S4 domain protein, whose translation MGLEPELRARLEDWLDRAERTWQVVVSDMLSPPEALAVQVYCQRLSTMQCCAWGGYPQAERVRVAVAPADLPLSPRDVPLTLLNVAGNFLFDPASHRDFLGAMVGSGLVREKVGDILVLGERGAQAIVLPELAEFLCTQVTQVRSVPVTVSVLDWAELRVPEPRTKNLTTVEASLRLDALGSAGFSLSRAKMADWIKQGEVRVNWQTITQPSYALKSGDAIVIRGKGRVVVGEINLTKKDRYRVDLTRFS comes from the coding sequence ATGGGGTTAGAGCCGGAACTGCGGGCACGGCTAGAGGATTGGCTTGACCGGGCGGAACGGACGTGGCAGGTGGTGGTGAGCGATATGCTTAGCCCTCCGGAAGCATTGGCGGTGCAGGTCTATTGTCAGCGGCTGAGTACCATGCAGTGCTGTGCGTGGGGCGGTTATCCCCAGGCGGAACGGGTGCGGGTGGCGGTGGCACCGGCGGATTTACCCCTGTCCCCCAGGGATGTGCCCCTGACCCTGCTGAATGTGGCGGGGAATTTTTTGTTTGACCCGGCCAGCCACCGGGATTTTTTGGGAGCTATGGTGGGATCGGGGTTGGTGCGGGAAAAGGTGGGGGATATTTTGGTGCTGGGGGAACGGGGGGCGCAGGCGATTGTCCTGCCGGAATTGGCTGAATTTCTTTGTACCCAGGTAACCCAAGTGCGCTCCGTGCCCGTGACCGTCAGCGTTCTGGATTGGGCGGAATTGCGGGTGCCAGAACCGCGCACCAAGAATCTCACCACCGTAGAAGCCTCCCTGCGCCTGGATGCCCTGGGTTCGGCGGGCTTTAGCCTCTCCCGTGCCAAGATGGCGGACTGGATCAAACAGGGGGAGGTGCGGGTGAATTGGCAAACCATTACCCAGCCCAGCTATGCGCTCAAAAGCGGGGATGCCATTGTCATCCGGGGCAAAGGTCGGGTCGTAGTGGGGGAGATTAACCTCACCAAAAAAGACCGCTACCGGGTGGATTTGACCCGGTTTAGCTAG
- the ppc gene encoding phosphoenolpyruvate carboxylase, with protein MSTLLSANLVESADMVPVVGMRHLGLVESLLESVLQQECGQHLVDLLRQLQSVCLLEGKAQSVASAEAAALVEQLDLNAAIRATRAFALYFQLINIVEQYHEQCEKKRRQKLPATSGNGHAPPTWSYLEQSLAPPEEVGSLRWLFPHLKRINVPPGRIQTVIDQMEMRLVFTAHPTEIVRHTIRDRQRRIGHLLAKLDWTEAGLTQGITALWEVEAVQAELSEEIRLWWRTDELHQIKPTVLDEVDYTLHYFQEVLFDAVPLLYERFRQSLHATFPNLRPPKLDFCQFGSWVGADRDGNPAVTPQVTWQTAVFQRSMVLKKYLKSIDKLTSLLSLSLHWSNVLPELLESLEQDKLQMAEVYDQYAIRYRQEPYRLKLAYMHQRLRNTLERNQQLTHPDCVLPAGLVYYPTGAEFLGELDLIHRSLQASGLTCRALEHLLIQVASFGFILARLDIRQESSRHEQALAEIAQYVQVLPQNYLEMGEVERCAWLLGELQTRRPLIPPRLPLSEATQETVATVQMVARLQQEFGAEICQTYIVSMSHSLSDLLEVWLLLKEAQIYDPVTHQSRVQVVPLFETVEDLQRSPQVMEQLFRLPWYQNYLRQGSEALQEVMLGYSDSNKDSGFLSSNWEIYKAQRALQRVAAQYGLSLRFFHGRGGSVGRGGGPTYEAILAQPGDTINGQIKITEQGEVLASKYSLPELCLFNLENVSTAVLQASSLKLGFDEITPWHEIMDELAQRSRQHYRQLIYEQPDFLDFFHQVTPIEEISQLQISSRPSRRKGKRDFSSLRAIPWVFSWTQTRLLLPAWYGLGTALAEFVAQSPEEHLKLLCYFHAKWPFFRMVISKAEMTLAKVDLKMAHHYLEQLAQPQDKPRFEPLFTQITEEYQRTREMVLTITHRERLLDEDVHLQQSVQLRNGTIVPLGFLQVSLLKRLRQPQPAGLSSRYSKSELLRGALLTINGIAAGMRNTG; from the coding sequence ATGAGTACGCTGTTGAGTGCCAATCTCGTGGAATCGGCGGATATGGTGCCGGTGGTGGGTATGCGCCATTTGGGATTGGTTGAATCTCTACTGGAATCGGTACTCCAGCAGGAATGCGGTCAGCATCTAGTGGATTTATTGCGTCAATTGCAGTCCGTGTGTCTGTTGGAGGGGAAGGCTCAAAGTGTCGCCAGTGCGGAGGCGGCGGCCTTGGTCGAGCAGTTGGATTTGAATGCGGCGATTCGGGCGACCCGGGCGTTTGCCCTGTATTTTCAATTGATAAATATCGTCGAGCAGTACCACGAACAGTGCGAGAAAAAACGCCGCCAGAAGTTACCCGCCACCAGTGGTAATGGTCATGCCCCCCCCACCTGGTCCTATTTGGAACAATCTCTTGCCCCCCCGGAGGAAGTGGGCAGTTTGCGCTGGCTGTTTCCCCACCTGAAACGCATCAATGTGCCGCCAGGTCGGATTCAAACGGTGATTGACCAAATGGAAATGCGGCTGGTATTCACGGCTCACCCAACGGAAATTGTGCGCCATACGATCCGGGATCGGCAGCGGCGGATTGGGCATCTATTGGCAAAATTGGACTGGACGGAAGCGGGTCTGACCCAGGGGATAACGGCACTGTGGGAAGTGGAGGCGGTGCAGGCGGAATTGTCAGAAGAAATCCGCCTCTGGTGGCGCACGGATGAATTGCACCAGATTAAACCCACGGTATTGGATGAGGTGGACTACACCCTGCATTATTTCCAGGAAGTGCTGTTTGACGCTGTACCGCTTTTGTATGAGCGATTTCGTCAATCTCTGCACGCTACATTTCCGAATTTGCGGCCACCCAAGCTGGATTTTTGTCAGTTTGGTTCCTGGGTGGGGGCAGACCGGGATGGCAACCCTGCCGTAACGCCCCAGGTGACCTGGCAGACGGCGGTCTTTCAACGGAGTATGGTCTTAAAAAAATACCTAAAATCCATTGACAAACTCACCAGTTTGCTCAGCCTGTCTTTGCACTGGAGTAATGTGTTGCCGGAATTGTTGGAATCTTTAGAGCAGGATAAGTTGCAAATGGCGGAGGTGTACGACCAGTATGCGATTCGCTACCGCCAGGAACCCTACCGGCTGAAGTTGGCCTATATGCACCAACGGTTACGGAATACCCTGGAGCGGAACCAACAACTCACCCACCCGGATTGTGTGTTGCCAGCGGGGTTGGTGTATTACCCTACGGGGGCGGAGTTTTTGGGGGAATTAGACCTGATCCACCGCAGTTTGCAGGCCAGTGGTTTGACCTGTCGGGCCTTGGAACATTTGTTGATTCAGGTGGCGAGTTTTGGGTTTATCTTGGCGCGCTTAGACATCCGCCAGGAGAGTTCTCGCCATGAGCAGGCGTTGGCGGAGATTGCCCAGTATGTGCAGGTGTTGCCCCAAAATTATTTAGAAATGGGTGAGGTGGAGCGGTGTGCCTGGTTGTTAGGGGAATTGCAAACCCGCCGCCCTTTGATTCCCCCCCGCTTGCCCCTTTCCGAGGCGACCCAGGAGACGGTGGCAACGGTGCAGATGGTGGCGCGCCTGCAACAGGAATTTGGGGCGGAGATTTGCCAGACGTACATTGTCAGTATGAGTCACTCCCTGAGCGATTTGCTGGAGGTGTGGCTATTGCTCAAGGAAGCGCAGATTTATGACCCGGTGACCCACCAGAGTCGGGTGCAGGTGGTGCCTTTGTTTGAGACGGTGGAGGATTTGCAACGTTCGCCCCAGGTGATGGAGCAGTTGTTCCGTCTGCCCTGGTATCAGAATTATTTGCGCCAGGGGTCAGAAGCCCTCCAGGAAGTGATGCTGGGCTATTCCGACAGCAACAAGGATTCGGGGTTTCTCAGTAGCAATTGGGAAATTTATAAGGCGCAGCGGGCACTACAACGGGTGGCCGCCCAGTACGGGTTGAGTTTGCGGTTTTTTCATGGCCGGGGTGGCTCGGTGGGACGGGGGGGCGGCCCGACCTACGAGGCGATCCTGGCGCAACCGGGGGATACGATCAACGGGCAGATTAAAATTACGGAGCAGGGGGAGGTGCTGGCTTCCAAGTATTCCCTCCCGGAATTGTGCTTATTTAATCTGGAAAATGTTAGTACTGCTGTACTGCAAGCTAGTTCCTTGAAATTGGGTTTTGATGAGATTACCCCGTGGCATGAAATTATGGATGAGTTGGCGCAACGTTCCCGGCAACACTACCGGCAGTTGATTTATGAGCAACCGGATTTTTTAGACTTTTTCCATCAGGTCACGCCAATCGAGGAAATCAGTCAATTGCAGATCAGTTCTCGCCCCTCCCGTCGCAAGGGAAAACGGGATTTTAGTAGTTTGCGGGCGATTCCCTGGGTGTTTAGCTGGACGCAAACCCGGTTGCTCCTGCCCGCCTGGTACGGCTTGGGTACGGCCTTGGCGGAATTTGTCGCCCAAAGCCCGGAAGAACATTTGAAATTGCTGTGTTATTTCCATGCCAAGTGGCCGTTTTTTCGCATGGTGATTTCTAAGGCGGAAATGACCTTAGCCAAAGTGGATTTGAAGATGGCGCATCACTATTTAGAACAGTTGGCACAACCCCAGGATAAGCCTCGATTTGAGCCATTATTCACCCAAATTACTGAGGAATATCAGCGCACCCGCGAGATGGTTTTGACGATTACCCATCGGGAACGATTGCTGGATGAGGATGTGCATTTACAACAGTCGGTACAGTTGCGTAATGGCACGATTGTGCCCTTGGGATTTTTGCAGGTGTCGTTGCTCAAACGCCTGCGGCAACCCCAGCCTGCGGGTTTGTCGTCCCGTTACAGCAAAAGTGAATTACTGCGGGGGGCTTTATTAACCATCAATGGCATTGCCGCCGGGATGCGAAATACGGGTTAA
- a CDS encoding glycosyltransferase: MKFSIVTPCYNAAPYLPETLDSVLNQTAVRSGRVTLEYWLMDGGSTDNTLELLTEYNHPNLHIHSAKDQGMYDALAQGFAQTSGDVIAYVNAGDFYCPHAFAVVSAIMETGQVDWLTGYRVIYNQHSQVIQMDLPYPYRRPLFPYGLYNQAWCRVQQESTFWTQKVHQNLDLETLKSWQYAGDYFLWCQLAKQTELQVVRSYLGGFKRQPGQLSERRDLYHQEVAQMTQPAPLEAKLQQTWDYCRWRWQKNYHRVWRFNSNIDQWCWYK, encoded by the coding sequence ATGAAATTTTCGATTGTCACGCCCTGCTACAATGCCGCTCCTTATTTGCCCGAAACCCTGGATTCGGTACTCAATCAAACCGCTGTGCGTTCCGGGCGGGTGACGCTGGAGTATTGGCTTATGGATGGGGGTTCCACGGATAATACCCTGGAATTATTAACAGAATACAATCACCCCAATTTGCATATTCATTCGGCCAAAGACCAGGGAATGTATGATGCCTTGGCGCAGGGATTTGCCCAGACCAGCGGGGATGTGATCGCCTATGTGAACGCTGGGGATTTTTATTGTCCCCACGCCTTTGCGGTGGTATCGGCAATTATGGAAACCGGCCAGGTTGATTGGTTGACCGGGTATCGGGTGATTTATAATCAGCATTCCCAAGTGATTCAGATGGATTTGCCTTACCCCTACCGGCGGCCATTGTTTCCCTACGGTTTGTACAATCAAGCCTGGTGTCGGGTGCAACAGGAATCCACGTTTTGGACGCAAAAAGTGCATCAAAATCTTGATTTAGAAACATTAAAATCCTGGCAATACGCTGGGGATTATTTTCTGTGGTGCCAGTTAGCCAAACAAACCGAATTACAGGTGGTGCGGAGCTATTTGGGGGGGTTCAAACGCCAGCCGGGGCAATTGTCCGAACGGCGGGATTTGTATCACCAAGAAGTGGCACAGATGACCCAACCGGCTCCCCTAGAAGCAAAATTGCAACAAACCTGGGACTACTGCCGCTGGCGGTGGCAAAAAAATTACCACCGGGTCTGGCGGTTTAATTCTAATATAGATCAATGGTGTTGGTATAAATAA
- a CDS encoding type II restriction endonuclease: MTSDQFLLHLQSHAKSFAKAVATNEGDWIIKGFIDVYRRIYTISIDTKVISKVLELLLFPLFMDFARQQKLEIELSPQQNFYPDLTFIEKETGNKFAVDIKSTYRTDHDQVNGMTLGAFTGYFRNRNSNKNTLYPYGEYQGHFVLGVIYTKTDEATDERKQYKVDDLEKIPSVLKEFQFFVQPKYRIASDRPGSGNTKNIGSAVKIPTLINGEGSFSKLGEEVYDDYWMFYLTNDMAKALDIERPYTNLKTYLAYKQRGINMLQQHEAEISQFSDDEPGSNDEEE; encoded by the coding sequence ATGACCTCAGACCAATTTCTCCTTCACTTGCAGTCTCATGCAAAATCTTTCGCTAAGGCAGTTGCCACCAATGAAGGCGACTGGATCATCAAAGGTTTTATTGATGTATATCGGCGTATTTATACGATTTCCATAGACACAAAAGTTATTTCCAAGGTTCTGGAACTGCTCCTGTTTCCCCTATTTATGGATTTTGCGCGCCAACAAAAGCTAGAAATTGAGTTGTCGCCACAACAGAATTTCTATCCCGACCTTACTTTTATTGAAAAAGAAACTGGAAACAAATTTGCAGTTGATATAAAAAGTACATATCGAACGGATCATGATCAGGTAAACGGCATGACCTTAGGGGCATTCACGGGTTATTTCAGAAACCGAAATAGCAATAAAAACACCCTATATCCCTACGGTGAATATCAGGGGCATTTCGTCCTTGGCGTAATCTATACAAAAACAGATGAAGCGACGGATGAACGGAAACAATATAAAGTTGATGACCTCGAAAAAATACCATCTGTCCTTAAAGAATTCCAATTTTTTGTCCAGCCGAAATATCGAATTGCCTCGGACAGGCCGGGGAGTGGTAACACTAAAAATATTGGTTCTGCGGTAAAAATCCCTACCTTGATCAACGGAGAAGGCTCATTTTCCAAACTTGGAGAAGAAGTTTATGATGATTACTGGATGTTTTATTTAACTAACGATATGGCGAAAGCGTTGGACATCGAAAGGCCATATACGAATCTTAAGACCTATCTTGCCTACAAGCAACGGGGGATCAATATGCTTCAACAGCACGAAGCAGAAATTTCACAATTTAGTGATGATGAACCGGGTAGCAACGATGAAGAGGAATAG
- a CDS encoding DUF1636 domain-containing protein, which translates to MTVNSTLFVCTTCGSTWEDGKRIGTSAGEFLFQDLQSALANTGVTLQSVKCLSACLNACAVAITAPGKFSYILGQLPAQDQRVATVQALVQLAQSHLEKSDGFVPYGERPELLKNRILGRIPPLVPVN; encoded by the coding sequence ATGACGGTTAATTCTACTCTATTTGTGTGTACCACCTGTGGCAGCACCTGGGAAGATGGCAAACGCATTGGTACCAGTGCGGGCGAATTTTTGTTCCAGGATTTGCAGTCCGCTTTAGCCAATACCGGGGTCACTTTACAATCCGTGAAATGTTTGAGTGCCTGTCTCAATGCCTGTGCGGTCGCTATCACTGCGCCGGGGAAATTTTCCTACATTCTAGGGCAACTACCCGCCCAAGACCAACGGGTTGCCACCGTACAAGCCCTGGTGCAACTTGCCCAATCCCACCTGGAAAAATCCGATGGTTTTGTGCCCTACGGCGAGCGACCGGAATTGTTAAAAAATCGGATTCTCGGACGCATTCCGCCCCTAGTTCCAGTGAATTAG